CTGAACAGCCCGGCCATCCTGGTCGACGACATCGGTTCGCCGACCGTCGATCTCGGTGCCGCCCTGCGCCGCGACCTGGATGAGCCCGAGCTGCAGGTGATCCAGACCTGGATTCGTACCACGCGGATCGAGGGGTGGCATGCCGCTTCGGGTCTGCCCAAACCGGCGGAGCTGGCCGTCGCTGCCGGCAGTGTGGTGGTGGTGAGCGGGCTGACTGCGGCAGGCGCAGCCCGGCTGATTGGCGGGGTGGGGCTACGGCGGCAGGAAGGCTTCGGCCGGATCGAGATCGTCGGCCCCGACGAACCGCCGTTCGGGGCTGCGGTCCGGGACCCCGCGCCGGTGGTCGAATCACCACCTGTGGTCGAGCCACCACCGGCCGGCGACCCGGCGGACGACGGGAGTGACAATCCTCCCGCCGTCGTCGAGGCCCGTCCCAGCATCGAAACCCGGGTGGACGCCCTGGTTCGCTCCATCTCGGCATCTGGGTTGGCTGGATTCGCATCTGGTCTGGAAGAAATGGCCTCGCGAATCGCCGACCAACGCGCAGCCGGGACGACCAAGGGCGACAAGATCGCGCTGGGGATGGCGGAAATGGCAAGAAGCCTGCCGTGGCTCCGGGGGCAACCGTCCGAACTCCAACAGCAGACGGTGGAACTGCTCCGGTCACCGCAGGTGGCGGAGGTACGGGACCGCGCCCGAGCCATCCGACGGGAACGATGGGCATGAGCACGATCACGCTGATCCGGGTGGACGGGACCGTGGACGGCCCCTGGGCCATCGGATCGGGAGAGGCCGGGCAGGAGATCAATCAGGCCATGCTCGTGGACGAGCGGACCCAGGCGCCTGTTCTGCCGTCCACCACCCTGGCCGGTGCGCTGCGTGCCCACCTGGGAGAGCCGTCGGCCAGCGATTGGCTCGGACCGGACTCAGACGCCAGTGACGAGCAGGGGAAACCGCTGTCCGCCACGAGCCCGTCGCGGTTGTGGGCGCTGGGCGCGATCACCACCGCCGGTCGGGACGACGCCCGATTGGAGCGACGGACCGCGATCGACCCGCAGCGAGGAGCGGCCGGCGGCCAGACCCTGCGAACCGAGCACGTCGTCGACGTTGCCGACCCCGACCGGTCCTCGTTCCGCTGGGTGCTGCAGCACGACGGTGCCATCGACCTTGCGCTGCTGGACCGCTTGGCTGACTGGTCCTGCGCGATCGGTGCGCGGCAGACTCTCGGCCTGGGCCGGATGCGGGTGTCCCGGGTCGAGGCAATCACCCTGAACCTGTCGGAGGCCCGCCAGCTGACCTGGTGGTTGACCCAACGCGCCGAGTGGCTCCGCGAGCCGGCCGGACAACAGAACGTGGAGTCTCCCGAGGACGGCCCGCACGAGGTGCGGTGCGGAACGGCCACGGAGAGCGGGTATCCAGTGTTCAGCTATCTATGGCGCATCGTCGATCCGCTGCACGTCGGCACACCGTCGAAGGGTGGCGATGACGTCGCAACCGCGCCGGATGGTGGTCGAATCGCTCAACTTGCCCCGCTGCGCCGTTCGCGGACAGTGCCGGGCGCGGCTGAGGTCCCGGGCAGCGCGTGGAAGGGCGTCTTCCGTCACCGATGCGAATTCATCTTGCGCGCCTGCGGAGCCGGCGAGGACCAGATCGCCGCCGTTGTCGGAGTTCTGTTCGGCGCCAGCGGCGAGGACGGCCCGGGCCGGCGGCGAGGCCTGCTCGTGTTCGACCGGTCCACCGTGGTGGCGCCGCCGGATGCGGTGACGTCACGGTCCCATGTTGCGATCGACCGGATCAGCGGGGGTGCGGCGGACGGCCTGCTCTACCGGATCGAATCGGTGGACCGGGGTGAACTGACCTTGACGGTGCGGTCGTTCGCGCAGCTGCCCGCGCCGGTGGGGAACCTGCTCGACCACGTGGTGCGGGATCTGCACGACGGGGTGGTGGGCATCGGCGGGTCGACGACCCGTGGCTACGGCACCATCGCAGTGACCGGCGATCCGCCGACGCCCGGACCGGTCGATCTCCAGGGATTGGGTACCTTCGCGTCGACCGTGCTCAACTCGGCGAAGGCCCCAGCATGATCACCAGCGCGACGCTGACCGCCTGGCTGCCGGGTGGCCCGGGGGAGTGGGCGGCCACCGTGCAACGGGCCAGCGACCTGGGGGAGATGTCCTGGCTGTGGGCCGATCTGGGCGGGTTGCAACACGCCGGGTCCTTGCCCGAGGCGGCCCCGATCACCGGTTGCATCTGGGGCTGGGCGGACCAGCGCTGGGTGCGGCTGCGGGTCGACTACCCGATCGGCGGTGCCGCGCGGGTGTACGGGGCGATGCTGACGGCGGACCCGAACGCCGGCGCCGCTGGTGAGGGTGCCGGGACCAGGGTTCAGGTCCGTGACACCCGAACGGACGCGTTTCGGTCGTCGCACTCACGCGGACCCGGGTTGTCCGCATTGAAAGGCCATCAGGTCCGGTGCCTGTCGGTGCCAGCGCGGTCGTTGACCTTCGTGGAACTCGTGCCGCAGAGATGATCACCGATCATGGCCGGTAATCGAGTGGTTCGGTCCCTGACCCGGCTGCCGACCTGGATCGGTGCGCCGGCCACGGCTATCACCGGTGTGCTGTCCACCGCGGTGGCCGGGCTGGTGATCGAGGACATCCTGCCCAATCAAGATGGCGTGGGCCCGGTGGATCTCGGCCATTCCACCGGCTGGCGATGGCTGGCGCTGGCGATCTCGCTGACCCTGTTTTCCGCCCTGGTGTATTCGGGAAGTTGGCGCCGCCGCCGGTTGGGCAGCCTGTTCTACTTGCGCGTTCTGCCGCACGGCCAGCCCGACTGGATCTCGGATCTAGCCCAGCAAAAGGGTTTGGCCCGGCCGCTGTTCCGATCCTTGCTGCGGCGCTACGACTGCGGGGCTGGGCTCGCCGGAGACATCGTCGAAGTGGTGGACGAGTACACGGACCGGGTCGTGGAGCTGGTGCACCAGGACGACCCGGCGACCACCACCACGATCGCGCCAAACCTGTCACTGCCGGTGGCGATCGCGCTCGGATACAACTGGTTGATCCCGCCGCAGGTGCGGTTGATGGACATCGACCGCCGCCGCTCCACCATCGAGCAGGATCTGGAGTTCACCGTCGCCGAACTGGTGGCAGCAGGCCCGCAGGCATCCACCCCACCCCGGGTCCAGATCATTGATCGGGACGATCCGCTGGGCCGGGCTGGCCTGCTGTGGCTGGAAGTCGTCCTGGCCGACCAGGGTGGTCCCGGGATGAGCTCGGTACCAGCCGGTTTCAGTGTCCCCGCGCGTCACCGGGCGGTCGGCGTGCCGGCTGGGAACGGTCGGTTCGGGCCCGTCGTTGCTGGGAGCACCGAGTACACGGCCTCGTCGTTGGCCGCCTTCGTGGCCCGG
This genomic window from Nakamurella multipartita DSM 44233 contains:
- a CDS encoding type III-B CRISPR module-associated Cmr3 family protein is translated as MTRLIYRLRTTAMISAGVGAEVGNTQHGHLVIPGSTIRGALAAAWMQDHGLRVADRQMAEVFERDISVGPAIPVGSRLEPVSAQRPKYGKGPSRDRAVEVARGEVPDDWSKVEEGRGWSVPDTYRTSATRTALNANGTAAESKLYTAEGLRTGTVLVGELVVPATSDDLRQWLSSLRTLRVGGRRSVGGTAEFELVPDIPPAEPGAPVSGGRVALRLNSPAILVDDIGSPTVDLGAALRRDLDEPELQVIQTWIRTTRIEGWHAASGLPKPAELAVAAGSVVVVSGLTAAGAARLIGGVGLRRQEGFGRIEIVGPDEPPFGAAVRDPAPVVESPPVVEPPPAGDPADDGSDNPPAVVEARPSIETRVDALVRSISASGLAGFASGLEEMASRIADQRAAGTTKGDKIALGMAEMARSLPWLRGQPSELQQQTVELLRSPQVAEVRDRARAIRRERWA
- a CDS encoding RAMP superfamily CRISPR-associated protein; this translates as MSTITLIRVDGTVDGPWAIGSGEAGQEINQAMLVDERTQAPVLPSTTLAGALRAHLGEPSASDWLGPDSDASDEQGKPLSATSPSRLWALGAITTAGRDDARLERRTAIDPQRGAAGGQTLRTEHVVDVADPDRSSFRWVLQHDGAIDLALLDRLADWSCAIGARQTLGLGRMRVSRVEAITLNLSEARQLTWWLTQRAEWLREPAGQQNVESPEDGPHEVRCGTATESGYPVFSYLWRIVDPLHVGTPSKGGDDVATAPDGGRIAQLAPLRRSRTVPGAAEVPGSAWKGVFRHRCEFILRACGAGEDQIAAVVGVLFGASGEDGPGRRRGLLVFDRSTVVAPPDAVTSRSHVAIDRISGGAADGLLYRIESVDRGELTLTVRSFAQLPAPVGNLLDHVVRDLHDGVVGIGGSTTRGYGTIAVTGDPPTPGPVDLQGLGTFASTVLNSAKAPA